From the Gordonia bronchialis DSM 43247 genome, one window contains:
- a CDS encoding Rieske (2Fe-2S) protein — MSAGGVDSARSFRSRRSAAVAVGAMEDLQLGEGRAYVVGGKQIAVFRMTDGTLHATDAVCPHRGGPLADGQFDLGAVVCPLHQYAFSFGDGSCRNGDVGAVGVYRAEDRDGQILVWV; from the coding sequence ATGTCGGCGGGTGGTGTCGATTCGGCCCGCTCGTTTCGCTCCCGGCGCAGCGCTGCCGTCGCGGTGGGCGCGATGGAGGACCTGCAGCTCGGCGAGGGGCGGGCCTACGTGGTGGGCGGCAAGCAGATCGCGGTGTTCCGGATGACCGACGGAACCCTGCACGCCACCGACGCGGTGTGTCCCCATCGGGGTGGTCCCTTGGCCGACGGCCAGTTCGATCTCGGCGCTGTGGTGTGCCCACTCCACCAGTACGCGTTCTCCTTCGGCGACGGCAGCTGCCGAAACGGTGACGTCGGGGCGGTGGGGGTGTACCGGGCCGAGGATCGGGACGGGCAGATCCTGGTGTGGGTCTGA
- a CDS encoding SDR family oxidoreductase has translation MSSIFITGGAAGIGLATAERFGREGWTVGVYDVNKEALDQVKADHPDWIIGELDVRDSAQWTHALGEFTETTGGKLDVLDNNAGILHEGLITEIDPDAIKRQIDIDALGVALGAQAAHPYLKATPGSHLVNIASASAIYGQPGIAVYSATKFFVAGLTEALELEWEHDDIRVVSIWPLWAKTALAANDAKSTKTLGVRITPEQVADKVWESVHPTRQDKLLHRTSYSVGAQTLVLGNAAKFIPNVLNRAVNKLIAQ, from the coding sequence ATGTCATCGATTTTCATCACCGGCGGCGCGGCGGGCATCGGACTCGCCACGGCAGAACGGTTCGGCCGGGAAGGCTGGACAGTCGGGGTCTACGACGTCAACAAAGAAGCCCTCGACCAGGTCAAGGCCGACCACCCCGATTGGATCATCGGCGAACTCGACGTACGCGATTCAGCACAGTGGACACACGCTCTCGGCGAGTTCACCGAGACGACCGGCGGGAAGCTCGACGTCCTCGACAACAACGCCGGCATCCTGCACGAGGGGCTGATCACCGAGATCGATCCCGACGCGATCAAGCGCCAGATCGACATCGATGCGCTCGGCGTCGCACTCGGTGCGCAGGCCGCCCACCCCTACCTCAAGGCGACGCCCGGCTCACATCTGGTGAACATCGCCTCGGCGTCGGCGATCTACGGGCAGCCCGGCATCGCCGTCTACTCAGCCACCAAATTCTTTGTCGCCGGTCTCACCGAGGCACTGGAACTCGAGTGGGAGCACGACGACATCCGAGTCGTCAGCATCTGGCCGCTGTGGGCCAAGACCGCGCTGGCCGCCAACGACGCCAAGTCCACCAAGACGCTCGGCGTGCGGATCACCCCCGAGCAGGTGGCCGACAAGGTGTGGGAATCGGTGCACCCGACCCGGCAGGACAAACTACTGCACCGCACCAGCTACTCGGTGGGCGCCCAGACCCTGGTGCTCGGCAACGCGGCGAAGTTCATCCCCAACGTCCTCAACCGCGCGGTGAACAAACTGATCGCGCAGTAG
- a CDS encoding AurF N-oxygenase family protein, which yields MTAAMENTDTSATVISMRDQGTQEVSERLLASAARLSRNAMTEIDWSLPMDPTKYGCSPEWSSLYGTAYWDELTEEQRISVTRHEFASIMNIGIWFEMILQEMVIRDQYLGAYHSPEFQFALTEIADECRHSIMFAKASEKMVGTSYKPTKWVGRLGKLFKRTAKNEVAFAGILVAEEVLDVFQRGCMRDDRVLDFIRTVNEIHVLEESRHMKFAREEVRESMEGVGWARRQFSGLYVALGAYFIVTSLVQKQAFADAGLDADRAVREMNSNSHFQSMIRGSCAHLMEFLDEVGLLTRPAMHYYRKANML from the coding sequence ATGACCGCCGCGATGGAGAACACCGATACCAGCGCCACCGTCATCAGCATGCGCGACCAGGGCACCCAGGAGGTGTCCGAGCGTCTGCTCGCCTCGGCTGCGCGTCTGTCGCGCAACGCCATGACCGAGATCGACTGGTCGCTGCCGATGGACCCCACCAAGTACGGATGCAGCCCGGAGTGGTCATCGCTGTACGGCACCGCCTACTGGGACGAGCTGACCGAGGAGCAGCGCATCTCGGTGACCCGCCACGAGTTCGCGTCGATCATGAACATCGGGATCTGGTTCGAGATGATCCTGCAGGAGATGGTGATCCGCGACCAGTACCTCGGTGCCTATCACAGCCCCGAGTTCCAGTTCGCGCTGACCGAGATCGCCGACGAATGCCGCCACTCCATCATGTTCGCCAAGGCGTCGGAGAAAATGGTCGGCACCTCCTATAAGCCCACCAAGTGGGTGGGCCGTCTGGGCAAGCTGTTCAAGCGGACCGCCAAGAACGAGGTGGCCTTCGCCGGCATCCTGGTGGCCGAGGAGGTCCTCGACGTCTTCCAGCGCGGCTGCATGCGCGATGACAGGGTCCTCGATTTCATCCGGACCGTCAACGAGATCCACGTGCTCGAAGAGTCCCGGCACATGAAGTTCGCGCGCGAAGAAGTGCGTGAGTCGATGGAGGGCGTCGGCTGGGCGCGTCGCCAGTTCAGCGGCTTGTACGTGGCCCTCGGTGCCTACTTCATCGTCACCAGCCTGGTGCAGAAACAGGCCTTCGCCGATGCCGGGCTCGACGCGGATCGTGCTGTGCGCGAGATGAATTCCAACTCGCACTTCCAGTCGATGATCCGTGGCAGCTGTGCACATCTGATGGAGTTCCTCGACGAGGTGGGTCTGCTCACCCGCCCGGCCATGCACTACTACCGGAAAGCGAACATGCTCTGA
- the rpmF gene encoding 50S ribosomal protein L32: MAVPKRRMSRANTRSRRSQWKADNPALQEEKINGVSQRIPRRLVKAARAGLIDLDRR, encoded by the coding sequence ATGGCTGTACCGAAGCGCCGGATGTCGCGGGCCAACACCCGTAGCCGTCGTTCGCAGTGGAAGGCGGACAACCCCGCACTGCAGGAAGAGAAGATCAACGGCGTCTCGCAGCGCATCCCGCGTCGCCTGGTGAAGGCCGCTCGCGCCGGCCTCATCGATCTGGATCGCCGCTGA
- a CDS encoding trimeric intracellular cation channel family protein, whose translation MLLDVLNYAGIVVFAASGATVGVRKDFDLWGIVTVGVLTGVGGGILRDVLLGLTPPASVQNWTPVLVALLASLLAFFFHPAFSQLRRTILVLDAFGMGLFATTGAVIALDVHASPFAATLVGLLTAIGGGILRDVLANDVPLLLQPADLYAVPAALGATVVAVGSTNTDVPHWVWLIVGSVLATGLRLAGLAFKWRLPTAPRRRS comes from the coding sequence GTGCTGCTGGATGTGTTGAACTACGCGGGCATCGTGGTGTTCGCCGCATCGGGTGCCACCGTCGGCGTCCGCAAGGACTTCGACCTCTGGGGCATCGTCACGGTGGGTGTTCTCACGGGGGTGGGCGGCGGCATTCTGCGCGACGTGTTGTTGGGCCTCACCCCGCCCGCGTCGGTGCAGAACTGGACGCCGGTTCTGGTGGCGTTGCTCGCGAGCCTCCTCGCTTTCTTCTTCCATCCGGCTTTCAGTCAGCTGCGGCGCACGATCCTGGTGCTCGACGCCTTCGGGATGGGATTGTTCGCGACAACGGGTGCGGTGATCGCGCTCGATGTCCATGCCAGTCCGTTCGCGGCGACACTGGTGGGCCTGCTGACCGCGATCGGTGGCGGCATCCTGCGCGATGTGCTCGCCAACGACGTTCCCCTGCTGTTGCAGCCGGCCGATCTCTACGCGGTGCCCGCTGCGCTCGGAGCGACGGTGGTCGCTGTCGGCAGCACGAATACCGATGTCCCGCACTGGGTGTGGCTGATCGTCGGCAGTGTGCTCGCCACCGGGCTGCGGCTGGCCGGTCTTGCGTTCAAGTGGCGATTGCCGACGGCGCCGCGTCGTCGAAGCTGA
- a CDS encoding type IV toxin-antitoxin system AbiEi family antitoxin domain-containing protein: MDPHVRSALARGHGVASWRILQAAGMTRAELRQAVRAGTLRPVRRGWYATDSAHHLVVQAVSAGGVLSCVSALALRGVWIPETCRNTTHVRATETAHRTSKTRFCRQHGRPQAEDGSVDDVPTALRHAIRCLDEESIVIMLDSILNLRLLSFEEITELLRDCPGDVRALLDKTDRAESGTETMVRLRLRARNLGLTPQVTIPGIGRVDFLVGHRLIIEVDGAAFHLSAHQYERDHHRDLVAHALNYIPLRLTYAQVVYEWEECESMILAITRRREHLRQPQRWESPANLGTNPTG; this comes from the coding sequence ATGGACCCGCACGTTCGATCCGCCCTCGCCCGCGGCCACGGCGTGGCCTCCTGGCGAATCCTGCAGGCCGCCGGGATGACCCGCGCCGAACTCCGACAGGCCGTACGTGCCGGCACGCTGCGCCCGGTGCGCCGCGGCTGGTACGCCACCGACTCCGCCCATCACCTGGTGGTGCAGGCGGTGAGCGCCGGTGGAGTCCTCAGCTGCGTGTCTGCCCTCGCCCTGCGCGGCGTGTGGATCCCCGAAACATGCCGCAATACCACCCACGTCCGTGCCACCGAGACCGCCCACCGGACCTCGAAGACTCGCTTCTGCCGACAGCACGGCCGACCGCAGGCCGAGGACGGCTCTGTCGACGACGTACCGACCGCGCTGCGGCATGCGATCCGGTGCCTCGACGAGGAGAGCATTGTGATCATGCTCGATTCGATCCTCAACCTCCGCCTCCTGTCCTTCGAGGAGATCACCGAGTTGTTGCGGGACTGTCCGGGCGACGTGCGTGCTCTCCTCGACAAGACCGACCGCGCGGAGTCCGGCACCGAGACGATGGTCCGGTTGCGGTTGCGCGCCCGCAACCTCGGGCTCACCCCGCAGGTGACCATCCCCGGCATCGGACGGGTGGACTTCCTGGTGGGACACCGGTTGATCATCGAGGTGGACGGGGCCGCCTTCCATCTCAGTGCGCACCAGTACGAGCGGGACCACCACCGCGACCTGGTTGCCCACGCGCTCAACTACATTCCACTGCGACTCACCTACGCACAGGTCGTCTACGAGTGGGAGGAGTGCGAATCGATGATTCTCGCCATCACCCGGCGCCGAGAGCACCTGCGACAGCCCCAACGGTGGGAGTCACCCGCCAACCTGGGCACAAACCCCACCGGCTAG
- a CDS encoding 4Fe-4S binding protein: MFVITQSCCSDAACVSVCPVNCIHPTPEERGFGSSDILHIDPEACIDCGACADACPVDAIYPADRLGTRDKVFIDINADFYKNNPAVKSGWSSVEYPEIPKLPAGLRVALVGTGPSGGYALRTLLDRTEAQITVIDKLPTPGGLVRAGVAPDHPGTKGVLRGFDLLYRDPRVTMLTNVTVGEDVSPAELAEHFDAVFYAVGASESRRLGIPGEDLPGSTSATDLVAWYNAVPGADDGPSIRGAAEGVSATGRAVVVGTGNVALDVARILVSPPELLATTDIADRALRILREQNVHEVVLLGRRDPAAAAYTAAEYRALSEIPGVQVEVIDGADGVTPDFTAPAEPARRRIVFLFHSALEEIVGTEAVDSVLVRTGEGMHSIVTDLVVRSIGYRSTPIRGLAFDDERGVFPNVDGRMVDDAGEVIPGAYVLGWAKRGPSGGIGANKMCAVATVEDFIDDAAHGRLRRTTHDARDFGALVRRRVRTVIGYRGMRAIDRTERRRGAQQGRPRVKFTKVADMVGAAGWRKR, from the coding sequence ATGTTCGTCATCACCCAATCATGTTGCAGCGATGCGGCATGTGTCTCGGTCTGCCCCGTCAACTGCATCCATCCGACGCCGGAGGAGCGTGGCTTCGGGTCGTCGGACATCCTGCACATCGACCCGGAGGCCTGCATCGACTGCGGCGCCTGCGCCGATGCCTGCCCGGTGGACGCCATCTATCCGGCCGATCGGCTCGGCACCCGCGACAAGGTGTTCATCGACATCAACGCCGACTTCTACAAGAACAACCCCGCTGTGAAGTCCGGATGGAGCAGCGTCGAGTACCCGGAGATCCCGAAACTCCCTGCCGGGCTGCGGGTCGCGCTGGTCGGAACCGGGCCGTCGGGCGGGTATGCGTTGCGTACTCTGCTCGATCGGACCGAGGCGCAGATCACCGTCATCGACAAGCTGCCCACGCCGGGTGGTCTCGTACGCGCCGGGGTGGCCCCCGACCATCCCGGCACCAAGGGTGTGCTGCGTGGCTTCGACCTGCTCTACCGCGACCCACGCGTCACTATGCTCACCAATGTGACGGTCGGCGAGGATGTCTCGCCCGCCGAGCTGGCCGAGCACTTCGACGCGGTGTTCTACGCCGTCGGCGCCAGTGAGTCCCGCAGGCTCGGCATCCCGGGTGAGGATCTCCCCGGCTCGACATCGGCCACCGACCTGGTTGCCTGGTACAACGCGGTGCCCGGTGCGGACGACGGACCGTCCATTCGCGGTGCCGCCGAAGGTGTTTCGGCCACCGGCCGTGCCGTGGTGGTGGGTACCGGCAACGTGGCGCTCGACGTGGCGCGGATCCTGGTGTCGCCGCCGGAGTTGTTGGCCACCACCGACATCGCCGACCGTGCCCTGCGCATACTGCGCGAGCAGAACGTGCACGAAGTGGTGCTGCTAGGTCGTCGAGACCCGGCCGCGGCAGCCTACACGGCGGCGGAATACCGTGCGCTGTCGGAGATCCCGGGTGTGCAGGTCGAGGTGATCGACGGCGCCGACGGCGTCACACCCGATTTCACCGCACCCGCCGAACCGGCCCGCCGTAGGATCGTCTTCCTGTTCCACTCGGCGCTCGAGGAGATCGTCGGGACCGAGGCCGTCGACTCGGTGCTCGTCCGCACCGGAGAGGGCATGCACAGCATCGTGACCGATCTGGTCGTCCGATCCATCGGCTACCGGTCGACGCCCATCCGCGGACTCGCCTTCGACGACGAGCGCGGCGTGTTCCCCAATGTCGACGGCCGGATGGTCGACGACGCGGGCGAGGTGATCCCCGGCGCGTACGTGCTCGGCTGGGCCAAGCGCGGCCCGAGCGGCGGGATCGGCGCCAACAAGATGTGCGCCGTGGCCACCGTCGAGGATTTCATTGATGACGCTGCTCACGGCAGGCTACGACGGACCACACATGATGCACGCGACTTCGGCGCCCTGGTGCGTCGCCGCGTCCGAACCGTCATCGGCTACCGGGGAATGCGCGCCATCGACCGCACCGAGCGGCGTCGGGGTGCGCAACAGGGACGTCCGCGGGTGAAGTTCACCAAGGTCGCCGACATGGTCGGCGCGGCGGGGTGGCGCAAGCGCTGA
- the nirB gene encoding nitrite reductase large subunit NirB: MRNPQAAVYDPDAAPKRRLVVVGNGMAGARTVEEILARGGGDQFFITMIGDEPYGNYNRIMLSHVLAGETATDDDDLMLNPMAWYTENGVTLHAGDRAESIDRFAKTVSCASGRVIGFDVLIIATGSHTFFPNMDGLREADGRLARGVFGFRTIEDTNGMLQMALSRDDVKAVVIGGGLLGLEAAYGLKTQGVDVDVVHSPGHLMNQQLDERGGKVLRNKIEELGVGVYTGKRTTSVLRADDGSVAGVGFTDGGSLPADMIVVTAGIRPNVEIARGAGLVVERGIVVDDQMRCEDEAFIYAVGECAQHRSEVYGLVAPLWEQSVVLADVLTGANPQAEYHGSRLTTKLKVAGVDVAAMGVKGPEREDDEFVQFYEPRNGIYKSVVVRDNKLIGAMLLGDISKASFLTQAFDEKVPLPEERISMLFDLGTPSAATGAAELADDAQVCNCNGVTKGDIVACVASGCTSVSDVCAKTRAGKGCGSCKGMVADIVELAAGDALTIDRSADWYVPCIPLTKPELIDAIRRQDLRSVSEAFEHLAPSGEDATAKMPLASLLRIIWGPDWKREPGALFVNDRVHANIQRDGTFSVVPQMKGGVTSPEQLRKIADVAEKYDIPMIKATGGQRLDLLGVKKEDLPKVWDDLGMPSGYAYGKSFRTVKTCVGTDYCRFGLGDSTQLGIDIESRYQGLESPAKLKLAVTGCPRNCAEALCKDFGVVAIGNGLWEIYVGGAAGAHIRKGDLLATVDSADEVIRLCGIFIQYYREDAKWLERTYAWVPRRGIEELRAILVDDRDGLVAGLQDRIEEAVAGYVDPWLDRETPKSPAQFESALPLLPLPQVPVR, encoded by the coding sequence ATGCGCAATCCGCAAGCGGCGGTGTATGACCCGGATGCCGCACCCAAACGTCGTCTCGTCGTGGTCGGCAACGGGATGGCCGGCGCGCGCACCGTCGAGGAGATCCTCGCCCGCGGTGGTGGCGATCAGTTCTTCATCACGATGATCGGCGACGAGCCATACGGGAACTACAACCGCATCATGCTCAGCCACGTCCTGGCCGGTGAAACCGCCACCGACGACGACGATCTCATGCTGAACCCGATGGCCTGGTACACCGAGAACGGTGTCACCCTGCACGCCGGTGACCGAGCGGAGTCCATCGACCGATTCGCCAAGACCGTCAGCTGTGCCAGCGGCCGCGTCATCGGATTCGACGTGCTGATCATCGCGACCGGGTCGCACACCTTCTTCCCCAACATGGACGGTCTGCGCGAGGCCGACGGCCGACTTGCCCGCGGCGTCTTCGGGTTTCGGACCATCGAGGACACCAACGGGATGCTGCAGATGGCACTGTCCCGCGACGACGTCAAGGCGGTGGTGATCGGCGGCGGTCTGCTCGGGCTCGAAGCCGCCTACGGGTTGAAGACGCAGGGTGTGGACGTCGATGTGGTGCATTCGCCCGGACACCTGATGAACCAGCAGCTCGACGAGCGCGGCGGGAAGGTGTTGCGCAACAAGATCGAGGAACTCGGGGTGGGGGTGTACACCGGTAAGCGGACCACCTCGGTGCTGCGCGCCGACGACGGCAGCGTCGCCGGAGTGGGATTCACCGACGGCGGGAGCCTGCCCGCCGACATGATCGTCGTGACCGCCGGCATCCGGCCCAACGTCGAGATCGCCCGCGGTGCGGGGCTGGTGGTGGAACGCGGGATCGTCGTCGACGATCAGATGCGTTGTGAGGATGAGGCATTCATCTATGCGGTGGGCGAATGTGCGCAGCACCGCAGTGAGGTCTACGGTCTGGTGGCACCGCTCTGGGAGCAGTCGGTGGTTCTCGCCGACGTGCTCACCGGTGCCAATCCGCAAGCGGAATACCATGGTTCGCGTCTGACCACCAAGCTCAAGGTCGCCGGCGTCGACGTCGCGGCGATGGGCGTAAAGGGTCCGGAGCGCGAGGACGACGAATTCGTGCAGTTCTACGAGCCGCGCAACGGCATCTACAAGAGCGTGGTGGTGCGCGACAACAAGCTGATCGGTGCGATGCTCCTCGGTGACATCTCCAAGGCGAGCTTCCTGACGCAGGCCTTCGACGAGAAGGTGCCGTTGCCCGAGGAACGGATCTCGATGCTCTTCGACCTCGGGACACCCAGTGCGGCAACAGGTGCCGCCGAACTCGCCGACGACGCACAGGTCTGCAACTGTAACGGCGTCACCAAGGGTGACATCGTGGCATGCGTCGCTTCGGGCTGTACCAGTGTGAGTGACGTGTGCGCGAAGACACGTGCCGGCAAGGGATGCGGGTCGTGTAAGGGTATGGTCGCCGACATCGTCGAACTCGCCGCCGGTGACGCGCTCACCATCGACCGCTCGGCAGACTGGTATGTGCCGTGCATCCCGTTGACGAAACCCGAACTGATCGACGCCATTCGGCGCCAGGATCTGCGTTCGGTGAGCGAGGCGTTCGAGCATCTCGCACCGTCCGGCGAGGACGCGACCGCCAAGATGCCGTTGGCGTCGTTGCTGCGGATCATCTGGGGGCCGGACTGGAAGCGTGAACCGGGTGCGCTCTTTGTCAACGATCGTGTGCACGCGAACATCCAGCGCGACGGCACCTTCTCCGTGGTTCCGCAGATGAAGGGCGGGGTGACCTCGCCGGAGCAGCTACGCAAGATCGCCGATGTGGCCGAGAAGTACGACATCCCGATGATCAAGGCCACCGGTGGGCAGCGGCTGGATCTTCTCGGTGTCAAGAAGGAGGACCTGCCCAAGGTGTGGGACGACCTCGGCATGCCGTCCGGATACGCCTACGGCAAGAGTTTCCGGACCGTGAAAACCTGTGTCGGGACCGACTATTGCCGATTCGGTCTGGGGGATTCGACGCAGCTCGGCATCGACATCGAGTCCCGCTATCAGGGGTTGGAGTCCCCGGCGAAGCTGAAGCTCGCGGTGACCGGCTGCCCGCGCAACTGCGCTGAAGCGCTGTGCAAGGACTTCGGGGTGGTGGCCATCGGCAACGGACTCTGGGAGATCTACGTCGGCGGTGCCGCGGGTGCACACATCCGCAAGGGTGATCTGCTGGCGACCGTCGACTCGGCCGATGAGGTGATCCGCCTGTGCGGCATCTTCATCCAGTACTACCGTGAAGACGCGAAGTGGCTGGAACGCACCTATGCGTGGGTGCCGCGACGCGGGATCGAGGAATTGCGCGCCATCCTCGTCGACGACCGCGACGGGCTGGTGGCCGGCCTCCAGGACCGTATCGAGGAGGCCGTCGCGGGGTACGTGGACCCCTGGCTGGATCGCGAAACCCCCAAGTCCCCGGCCCAGTTCGAGTCCGCGTTGCCGTTGCTGCCGCTGCCGCAGGTGCCGGTCCGATGA